The following are encoded in a window of Candidatus Hydrogenedentota bacterium genomic DNA:
- a CDS encoding Gfo/Idh/MocA family oxidoreductase, giving the protein ALCDVDDEYAAKTFAAYPNAARYRDFRVMFEKEDKNIDAVIIATPDHTHAVIAMAAMGLGKHVYCQKPLAHSLHEVRAITETARECKVQTQMGNQGHSSEQIRRLCEWIQDGAIGPIHEVHAWSDRPVGGDPWSDFPVMARPAETPPVPETLDWDLWLGPAEFRPYHPIYHPMSWRGWFAFGTGPLGDMGCHILDPSFWALNLGHPESVQATTTHYEPEVSSETYPRATIVRYRFPARGNMPPVSLTWYDGRLLPPIPDVFEPDQRLGGNGALLIGEKGVIMHGSHGAGGLQLFPKALARNYKEPPQTLPRVKPGNGAHEQDWIRACKDGHPASANFEYGGALTEMVLLGVLAMRMKDRRLEWDGASLRITNDDEANQLVNPPYREGWAL; this is encoded by the coding sequence CGCGCTGTGCGACGTGGACGATGAATATGCCGCAAAGACGTTCGCCGCCTATCCGAACGCGGCGCGCTATCGCGATTTCCGCGTGATGTTCGAGAAGGAGGACAAGAACATCGATGCGGTCATCATCGCGACGCCGGACCACACGCACGCGGTAATCGCGATGGCCGCGATGGGCCTGGGCAAGCACGTGTATTGCCAGAAACCTTTGGCGCACAGTCTGCACGAGGTGCGCGCCATCACCGAAACCGCGCGCGAGTGCAAGGTGCAGACGCAGATGGGCAATCAGGGGCATTCTTCGGAGCAGATTCGCCGGTTGTGTGAGTGGATTCAGGACGGCGCCATCGGACCGATTCACGAGGTGCATGCCTGGAGTGACCGGCCCGTCGGCGGCGACCCGTGGTCGGACTTTCCGGTCATGGCGCGTCCAGCGGAGACACCGCCCGTTCCCGAGACGCTTGATTGGGATCTCTGGCTGGGTCCGGCGGAGTTCCGGCCGTATCATCCGATCTACCACCCGATGTCGTGGCGCGGCTGGTTCGCGTTTGGCACGGGCCCCTTGGGAGACATGGGCTGTCACATCCTCGACCCGTCCTTCTGGGCGTTGAATCTCGGGCACCCGGAAAGCGTTCAGGCAACGACCACGCACTACGAGCCTGAAGTGAGCAGCGAGACGTATCCGCGCGCCACGATCGTGCGCTACCGGTTTCCCGCGCGCGGAAACATGCCGCCCGTGAGCCTCACCTGGTATGACGGGCGGCTCCTCCCCCCCATTCCGGATGTCTTCGAGCCGGACCAGCGCCTCGGCGGCAATGGCGCGCTGCTCATTGGCGAGAAGGGCGTCATCATGCACGGTTCGCACGGCGCGGGCGGGCTGCAACTCTTTCCCAAGGCGCTCGCGCGCAACTACAAAGAGCCGCCGCAGACGCTGCCGCGCGTCAAGCCGGGCAATGGCGCTCACGAACAAGATTGGATACGCGCCTGCAAGGACGGCCATCCTGCGAGCGCGAATTTCGAGTACGGCGGCGCGCTGACGGAGATGGTCTTGCTCGGCGTGCTCGCCATGCGCATGAAAGACCGTCGCCTCGAATGGGACGGCGCTTCGCTGCGCATCACGAACGACGATGAGGCCAATCAACTTGTCAACCCGCCCTACCGCGAGGGATGGGCGCTATAG
- a CDS encoding ATP-binding protein encodes MRYVTRFLEKDLLKAARHFPAIILTGPRRAGKATLLRHLFPKAAHVLLEDPDITSRVRSDPNGFLDELSPPVILDEIQNVPELFNYIRSRIDLKGKARGAWLLTGSQEAPLMKRVTESMAGRAAVFQLLPLSVRESPKVSLVQGGFPEVIQSPSVAEVWLRSYVQTYLERDVRAVSSIRDLGTFRRFLALLASRCGQMLNKTEFAAPLGVSVPTITQWLSILEITGQIILVPPFYENFGKRIVKSPKVYFVDSGVLCHLLGVTSEKSLRESVFHGPVFEGFVAAEIVKQQVHSGHAKALYCFRDQQGLEVDFVVPVGTGKFALIEAKASRTPTPDMAGPITRLARGMSKYTTHGYVVHQPSGTKTELGALKPGVKAIGIGSLHEVLGRSK; translated from the coding sequence ATGCGATATGTAACGCGATTTCTGGAAAAGGACCTCTTGAAGGCTGCGCGCCACTTCCCGGCAATCATTCTGACCGGTCCGCGCCGCGCGGGCAAGGCGACCCTCCTGCGTCATCTGTTTCCAAAGGCGGCGCATGTACTGCTCGAAGACCCAGACATTACAAGTCGCGTCCGTTCCGACCCGAATGGGTTCCTGGATGAACTTTCGCCCCCAGTCATTCTCGACGAAATACAGAATGTGCCGGAACTTTTCAATTACATTCGCTCGCGCATCGACTTGAAGGGTAAGGCACGGGGCGCCTGGCTGCTTACCGGGTCTCAAGAAGCGCCTCTGATGAAACGTGTGACCGAGTCCATGGCGGGCCGGGCCGCCGTTTTCCAGTTATTGCCCCTCTCGGTACGCGAGTCGCCGAAGGTATCACTCGTTCAAGGCGGGTTTCCTGAAGTCATCCAGAGCCCCTCGGTCGCGGAGGTCTGGCTGCGGTCGTATGTTCAGACCTATCTTGAACGCGATGTACGGGCCGTAAGTTCCATACGAGACTTGGGCACGTTCCGGCGTTTTCTTGCGCTCTTGGCAAGCCGGTGCGGACAGATGTTGAACAAGACCGAGTTTGCCGCGCCTTTGGGTGTTTCCGTGCCGACAATTACGCAGTGGTTGAGCATATTGGAGATTACGGGACAAATCATTCTCGTACCGCCGTTCTACGAGAACTTCGGAAAGCGTATTGTTAAATCGCCGAAAGTCTACTTTGTGGACTCTGGCGTGCTTTGCCATCTACTCGGAGTGACCTCAGAGAAATCGCTGCGGGAATCTGTCTTCCACGGCCCGGTATTCGAGGGGTTTGTCGCTGCGGAAATCGTAAAACAACAGGTGCACTCCGGCCACGCGAAAGCGCTTTATTGCTTCCGCGACCAGCAAGGCCTGGAAGTCGACTTTGTGGTTCCCGTGGGCACTGGCAAATTCGCCTTGATCGAAGCCAAGGCCTCGCGCACACCCACGCCCGACATGGCTGGGCCCATCACACGGCTCGCCCGCGGCATGAGCAAATACACGACTCACGGTTACGTCGTGCATCAGCCAAGCGGGACGAAAACGGAACTTGGAGCACTAAAACCAGGCGTGAAGGCAATTGGTATTGGCAGCCTTCATGAAGTACTCGGGAGATCGAAGTAA